A section of the Clostridium sp. TW13 genome encodes:
- a CDS encoding LacI family DNA-binding transcriptional regulator, protein MAVSIKDVAREAGVSIATVSRVLNDIDVVNEETKQKVLDAIKKLGYRPNIVARSLKTQRTKTIGILVPDISSKIYPEIVRGAEDVANIYDYNVILCNSDYDGEKEKEYLRVLKEKMVDGLLYMSVSLEKETIDIVNELDLKTVLVETKDDEGSFPSVSIDNVKAVYDATKYVIGRGAKDVAFIGAKQEQVNAFSKRYLGYEKAILDSKLDLHKELAYFEGFGVKTGIEGVNKLLESGKKFDAIVCSSDEIAMGAINALRENGKRVPEDVSVIGFSNISTTEVFYPKITTVSEPLYDMGSIAMRMLIKLVNNRQLEQGHYVLDHKLVERDSCK, encoded by the coding sequence ATGGCTGTTTCAATTAAAGACGTTGCAAGAGAAGCTGGAGTTTCAATCGCAACAGTATCAAGAGTTTTAAATGACATAGACGTAGTAAATGAAGAGACAAAACAAAAAGTTCTAGATGCAATAAAGAAACTTGGATACAGACCTAACATAGTAGCAAGAAGTCTTAAAACTCAAAGAACAAAAACTATAGGTATATTAGTGCCAGATATCTCAAGTAAGATTTATCCTGAGATTGTAAGAGGAGCAGAGGACGTTGCAAATATATATGATTATAATGTAATTTTATGTAACTCTGATTATGATGGGGAAAAGGAAAAAGAGTACTTAAGAGTATTAAAAGAGAAGATGGTTGATGGACTTCTTTATATGAGTGTATCCTTAGAAAAAGAGACTATAGACATTGTTAATGAGTTGGATTTAAAAACAGTGTTAGTTGAAACTAAGGATGATGAAGGTTCATTCCCAAGTGTAAGTATTGACAACGTAAAAGCTGTATATGATGCAACTAAGTATGTAATAGGCAGAGGGGCTAAAGATGTTGCTTTTATAGGAGCGAAGCAGGAGCAAGTAAATGCTTTTAGTAAAAGATATCTAGGCTACGAAAAAGCTATTTTAGACAGCAAATTGGATTTACACAAAGAATTGGCATACTTTGAAGGCTTTGGAGTGAAGACAGGAATTGAAGGTGTAAATAAGCTTTTAGAAAGTGGTAAGAAATTTGACGCTATAGTTTGTTCATCAGATGAAATTGCCATGGGAGCTATAAATGCTTTAAGAGAGAATGGAAAAAGGGTTCCAGAGGATGTAAGTGTTATAGGTTTTTCAAACATTTCTACTACGGAAGTTTTTTATCCAAAGATAACAACTGTTTCAGAACCACTTTATGATATGGGTTCTATTGCTATGAGAATGTTAATTAAATTAGTTAACAATAGACAGTTAGAGCAAGGGCATTATGTTTTGGATCATAAACTTGTTGAAAGAGATAGTTGTAAATAA
- a CDS encoding glycosyltransferase has product MITISLCMITKNEEDVIERCINSVKEAVDEIIIVDTGSTDKTVEKVRQYDIVKVYDFKWVDDFAKARNYSFSKATKDYILWLDADDILFPEDKDKLIQLKSNLDSSIDSVTMTYIYARDAQGNPTVSLRRNRLVKREKNYQWFGRIHEYIDVRGKVMNSDITVSHFRNKPHGSRNLEIFEKMKEENVVFTPRDMYYYANELKDNGRLDEAIKMYKQFIDTNQGWVEDVKGACTRIADCYSYKGDEKNEFIYMLKSLEYDIPRPDICCRIAYKFMQENNFLAAIFWYKAAIESKPDADNMAIWDPSTYTWIPYLQMCVCYSNLGQYEVANMYNEKAAEYVPSHSSVLHNREFFKDKI; this is encoded by the coding sequence ATGATCACAATAAGTTTGTGTATGATTACAAAAAATGAAGAGGACGTAATAGAGAGATGTATAAACTCAGTTAAAGAGGCAGTAGATGAAATAATTATAGTAGATACTGGCTCAACTGATAAAACAGTTGAAAAGGTTAGACAGTACGATATAGTTAAAGTTTATGACTTTAAATGGGTGGACGACTTTGCGAAAGCCAGAAATTATTCTTTTAGTAAGGCTACAAAGGACTATATTTTATGGCTTGATGCAGATGATATTTTATTCCCAGAAGATAAGGATAAGCTGATACAGCTAAAATCAAATTTAGATTCAAGCATAGATTCGGTAACAATGACCTATATTTATGCGAGAGATGCTCAAGGCAATCCTACTGTCTCATTAAGGAGAAATAGATTAGTAAAACGTGAAAAAAATTATCAGTGGTTTGGTAGAATTCATGAGTATATTGATGTTAGAGGGAAAGTCATGAATTCAGACATTACAGTAAGTCATTTTAGAAACAAACCTCATGGTTCAAGAAATCTTGAAATTTTTGAAAAAATGAAGGAAGAAAATGTGGTCTTTACTCCAAGAGATATGTACTATTATGCAAATGAATTAAAAGATAATGGTAGACTTGACGAAGCTATAAAGATGTATAAACAATTTATAGATACAAATCAAGGATGGGTGGAAGATGTTAAAGGAGCTTGTACAAGGATAGCAGATTGTTACTCTTATAAGGGTGATGAGAAAAATGAATTTATATATATGTTAAAGTCACTCGAATATGACATTCCAAGACCTGATATCTGCTGTAGAATTGCTTATAAGTTTATGCAGGAAAATAATTTTCTAGCAGCAATATTTTGGTATAAGGCTGCTATAGAAAGCAAACCAGATGCAGACAACATGGCAATATGGGATCCATCTACTTATACCTGGATACCATATTTGCAAATGTGCGTATGCTATAGCAATTTAGGACAATATGAGGTAGCAAATATGTATAATGAAAAAGCAGCAGAATATGTGCCAAGTCACTCCAGTGTATTGCATAATAGGGAGTTTTTCAAAGATAAGATTTAA
- a CDS encoding nucleoside recognition domain-containing protein: protein MINYIWFVMIFFGVAYGLFTGQGEVMSKGITESALSTTNLIIGLLGIMCFWCGIMKVAEKSGLTDILAKILRPILRKLFKGAGKDDKALGAIVMNITANMLGLSNAATPFGIKAMEEMDRMNRKKGIASNDMALFLVINAASIQLLPSTIISIRASVGSSNPAAIILPAILSTTVAAIVGITVCKTIEKYF from the coding sequence ATGATCAACTACATATGGTTTGTGATGATATTTTTTGGAGTAGCTTATGGATTATTTACAGGGCAGGGAGAAGTAATGTCAAAGGGGATTACTGAGTCTGCTCTGTCTACAACTAATTTAATAATAGGGCTTTTAGGAATAATGTGCTTTTGGTGTGGAATTATGAAGGTTGCTGAAAAAAGTGGGCTTACTGACATTTTAGCGAAAATATTAAGACCTATACTAAGGAAATTATTCAAAGGTGCGGGAAAGGATGACAAAGCATTAGGTGCAATTGTTATGAACATCACAGCTAATATGTTAGGTCTTTCAAATGCTGCCACACCTTTTGGAATAAAAGCCATGGAGGAAATGGATAGAATGAATCGAAAGAAAGGTATAGCATCAAATGATATGGCTTTATTTTTGGTGATAAATGCAGCAAGTATACAATTACTACCTTCAACTATTATTTCTATAAGAGCTTCTGTAGGGTCAAGCAATCCTGCAGCAATAATTTTACCAGCTATATTATCTACTACAGTAGCAGCTATTGTTGGAATTACTGTATGTAAAACAATTGAAAAATATTTTTAG
- a CDS encoding ABC transporter ATP-binding protein, protein MIEISNVTKVYNNTHKAVDSLNLTVKDGEIFGFLGPNGAGKTTTIKMLTGIIEASEGEIRLNGKDIKNDTLAAKKSFGFVPDSPDMFLRLKGIEYLNFMADIYEVPKETRKARIESLAKRFEIEAALGDRIQSYSHGMRQKIVVMGALMHNPDIWILDEPMTGLDPKAAFELKNMMREHANSGKIVLFSTHVLEVAEKICDRVAIINKGKILFCGTLKEMKEHFKENESLENMFLELTENA, encoded by the coding sequence ATGATAGAAATATCAAATGTTACAAAGGTTTATAACAATACCCATAAAGCAGTTGATAGCCTAAACTTAACTGTTAAGGACGGAGAGATCTTTGGTTTTTTAGGACCAAATGGAGCGGGCAAAACAACTACTATCAAAATGCTTACAGGTATAATTGAAGCTAGTGAAGGAGAAATAAGATTAAATGGGAAAGATATAAAGAATGATACCTTAGCAGCTAAAAAGAGCTTTGGTTTTGTTCCAGATAGTCCAGATATGTTTTTAAGACTTAAGGGAATAGAGTACTTAAATTTCATGGCGGATATCTATGAAGTACCAAAGGAAACTAGAAAGGCAAGAATTGAATCTTTAGCAAAGAGATTTGAAATTGAAGCTGCATTAGGAGATAGAATACAAAGTTATTCTCATGGTATGAGACAAAAGATAGTTGTTATGGGAGCATTAATGCATAATCCAGATATTTGGATTTTGGATGAGCCTATGACAGGATTAGATCCAAAGGCTGCTTTTGAGCTTAAGAACATGATGAGAGAGCATGCTAATAGTGGTAAAATTGTTTTATTTTCTACCCATGTGTTAGAGGTAGCTGAAAAGATTTGTGATAGAGTAGCTATAATAAACAAAGGTAAGATTTTATTCTGTGGAACCCTGAAGGAAATGAAAGAACACTTTAAAGAAAATGAATCTCTAGAGAATATGTTTTTGGAGCTTACAGAAAATGCGTAA
- a CDS encoding MATE family efflux transporter — protein sequence MHYWRKHMKLNLHKDTVKDVLKLSLPAVGEMILYTIIWVVDTMMVGHYGGNIAVSSVGLSTEFLSTYSNVLVGSGISVGITSIVARYVGANKIEKAEEYATIGFFVAIILAILGGLFFASLSYPLLVAVGADNTVAHIGASYMHIASIAIFFTMLINSLSATLRAYGNTKTPLFTAIVVNIINIVLDYGLIFGKLGLPQLGAVGSAIATSTAQFLGFIFIAFYFMKHSKIKLHFKYIKNLRLDRLKSLLHLSIPAMLQEGSYSISRLICNIFIVALGTIAFSANQITTTIESISFMPGWGFAVAATTLVGQKVGEKNYKKAKEYAKTSLFLGTITMVIFSVLFLFIPGPIFKLFISSNETEVIKLGTYCLMVAAIEQPFLALSMISGGILKGSGDTKTPFKVTLFTSWVIRFPLMFVAIFTFKLSVVYVWIITAIQWAIDGSLLCFLYKKKFSKLN from the coding sequence ATGCATTATTGGAGGAAACATATGAAATTAAATTTACATAAAGACACTGTTAAAGATGTGCTGAAACTTTCTTTGCCAGCTGTTGGAGAAATGATTCTTTATACTATCATATGGGTAGTTGATACCATGATGGTTGGACATTATGGTGGAAATATAGCTGTAAGTAGCGTAGGTCTATCTACAGAATTCTTATCTACCTATTCTAATGTTCTTGTTGGTAGTGGAATTTCCGTAGGTATAACTTCCATTGTTGCAAGATATGTAGGGGCAAATAAAATAGAAAAGGCTGAAGAATACGCTACTATTGGTTTTTTTGTGGCTATTATATTAGCTATATTAGGTGGTTTATTCTTTGCTTCGTTGTCATATCCATTATTAGTAGCTGTAGGTGCTGATAATACTGTTGCTCACATAGGGGCTTCATATATGCATATAGCTTCTATTGCCATCTTCTTTACTATGCTTATTAATTCTCTTTCTGCCACATTAAGAGCTTATGGCAATACTAAAACACCATTGTTTACAGCCATAGTAGTAAACATAATAAACATTGTTTTAGACTATGGACTAATATTCGGTAAACTTGGATTGCCACAGCTAGGAGCTGTTGGTTCCGCTATAGCAACCTCTACTGCTCAATTTTTAGGTTTCATATTTATAGCATTCTACTTCATGAAACATTCTAAGATAAAGCTACACTTTAAATACATCAAAAACCTTCGTTTAGATAGATTAAAGTCTCTTTTACACCTATCAATTCCTGCAATGCTTCAAGAGGGTTCCTATAGTATTAGTAGATTAATATGTAATATCTTCATTGTTGCTCTTGGTACAATAGCCTTTTCAGCAAATCAAATTACTACAACTATCGAATCTATATCTTTCATGCCTGGTTGGGGATTCGCAGTAGCTGCTACCACTTTAGTTGGACAAAAGGTAGGAGAAAAAAACTATAAAAAAGCCAAAGAATATGCTAAGACTTCATTATTCCTTGGTACTATTACAATGGTGATATTTTCTGTTTTATTCCTATTTATTCCTGGTCCTATATTTAAACTTTTTATATCATCTAATGAAACTGAAGTAATCAAGTTAGGCACTTACTGCTTAATGGTTGCAGCTATAGAACAACCTTTCCTAGCATTATCCATGATTTCCGGGGGAATACTTAAAGGAAGTGGAGATACTAAAACTCCATTTAAGGTTACACTTTTCACTTCATGGGTAATAAGATTTCCATTAATGTTTGTTGCTATATTTACATTTAAACTTTCTGTAGTATATGTTTGGATAATTACAGCAATTCAATGGGCTATAGATGGTTCTTTGCTTTGTTTCTTGTATAAAAAGAAATTTTCAAAGTTAAACTAA
- a CDS encoding putative ABC transporter permease subunit, translating to MRNILLLTKVLFKSGGNMGLGGKNSKKSSKLSNVGGVFLYLLLALCFVPLGFAVFEMLDGMYQSLNAVNQGGYVIGLSFVMVSFIIFFFSIFSIAAVLFYSKDIGYLLPLPFKPREITLAKFLYILIGEYLIEALIVIPTYAVWVVNNGVTPLFIINAILVFLLTPVFPILVASIIIMPIMRFSSLSKHKDAFTVISSLMAIVVGLGINVFMNRTGSMLHGNKMAMAQQILQTKNGMLSSISGLFINARLGAEALTGNTANQVINVLLLLLIVALAVMLFVVLSDALYLKGAMSISDSASKKTKISNEEFDKSTNMNGQISTLVKREMKILMRTPVYLLNCVGTIIIMPICFVPMLFVNKGGINFSSVGASMQNNNVKQSIALLVVYGAITLFAGISPTASTAISREGSIFFVSKYIPVDYMKQIWAKLIPSIAINFLGTLIMAVGVTILLHISVDICLIALLIGLLISSFTAFLGILVDLIRPKLVWNGEEQAVKQNLNSFIGFIISCVLLGICAIPVVMFCLDSMWLTAGAIIGILVVLNLIGYFIVSTYGVSRFKAIE from the coding sequence ATGCGTAATATATTATTATTAACAAAGGTCCTTTTTAAATCAGGGGGAAATATGGGCTTGGGAGGTAAAAACTCTAAGAAGTCAAGTAAGCTATCAAATGTAGGAGGAGTATTCCTATATTTACTATTAGCACTTTGTTTCGTACCACTAGGTTTTGCTGTTTTTGAAATGCTTGATGGTATGTATCAATCATTAAATGCAGTAAATCAAGGTGGATATGTAATTGGATTAAGTTTTGTAATGGTGAGTTTTATAATTTTCTTCTTCTCAATTTTTTCAATTGCAGCAGTGTTGTTTTACTCAAAGGATATTGGGTATTTATTACCTTTACCTTTTAAACCAAGAGAAATAACTTTAGCAAAGTTTCTATATATTTTAATTGGTGAATATTTAATCGAAGCATTAATTGTTATACCAACTTATGCAGTGTGGGTAGTGAACAATGGAGTAACTCCGTTATTCATTATAAATGCTATATTGGTATTTTTACTTACACCAGTATTCCCTATTTTAGTGGCTTCAATAATTATTATGCCAATTATGAGGTTTTCAAGTTTATCTAAGCATAAAGATGCATTTACTGTTATAAGTTCATTAATGGCAATAGTAGTAGGCTTAGGTATAAATGTTTTTATGAATAGAACTGGTTCTATGCTTCATGGAAATAAGATGGCGATGGCTCAGCAGATATTACAAACTAAGAATGGTATGTTAAGTAGTATATCTGGACTTTTTATAAATGCTAGATTAGGGGCAGAAGCGTTAACAGGAAATACAGCAAATCAAGTTATAAATGTATTATTACTTTTACTAATTGTGGCTTTAGCAGTAATGCTATTTGTTGTGTTGTCAGATGCATTATATTTAAAAGGTGCAATGAGTATATCTGATTCTGCATCCAAGAAAACAAAAATTTCAAATGAAGAATTTGATAAATCAACAAACATGAATGGTCAAATTTCTACTTTAGTAAAAAGAGAAATGAAGATATTAATGAGGACACCAGTATATTTATTAAACTGTGTAGGAACAATAATAATTATGCCAATATGCTTTGTGCCTATGCTATTTGTAAATAAAGGTGGAATTAATTTTAGCAGTGTTGGTGCAAGTATGCAAAATAATAATGTAAAGCAAAGTATAGCTTTGTTGGTTGTATATGGTGCTATAACTCTCTTTGCAGGAATTAGTCCTACAGCATCAACAGCGATTTCAAGAGAAGGTTCTATCTTCTTTGTATCAAAATATATTCCTGTCGATTATATGAAACAAATTTGGGCGAAGCTTATACCTTCAATAGCAATTAATTTTCTTGGAACATTAATTATGGCTGTTGGAGTAACAATACTTCTTCACATAAGTGTGGATATATGTTTAATTGCACTTTTAATTGGATTGTTAATCTCAAGTTTCACAGCATTTTTAGGAATTTTAGTAGACTTAATAAGACCTAAACTTGTCTGGAATGGAGAAGAGCAAGCTGTTAAACAAAATTTAAATTCATTTATTGGATTTATTATAAGTTGTGTACTTTTAGGAATATGTGCTATACCAGTAGTTATGTTCTGTTTAGACTCTATGTGGCTAACAGCTGGAGCTATTATAGGAATACTAGTAGTTCTTAACTTAATAGGATATTTTATAGTTAGTACCTATGGAGTAAGTAGATTTAAGGCAATAGAATAA
- a CDS encoding spore maturation protein, with translation MFNYLLKSIIPIIFAIVVTYGMFKGRKVYEWFIEGAKEGLMVCLRIFPYLLAMIVVIRIFRDVKLLDIINYCLKPISSLIGLPQELVPLIIIKPLSGSGALGVLTDILKQHGPDSYIGALASVIMGTTETIFYTISVYFGAVGIKKIRHTLLAAVCADVAAILSAIILVKLILF, from the coding sequence ATGTTTAATTACCTTTTAAAAAGCATAATCCCAATAATATTTGCAATAGTAGTTACTTATGGAATGTTTAAAGGCAGAAAGGTTTATGAATGGTTTATTGAGGGTGCTAAGGAAGGATTAATGGTTTGTCTAAGAATTTTTCCTTATCTCTTAGCTATGATAGTAGTTATAAGAATTTTTAGAGACGTGAAGCTTTTAGATATAATCAATTATTGTCTAAAACCTATCTCTAGTCTTATTGGGTTACCGCAGGAACTTGTACCATTAATAATAATAAAGCCGTTATCAGGAAGTGGGGCATTGGGTGTATTGACAGATATACTTAAACAGCATGGTCCAGACAGTTATATAGGTGCGTTAGCATCAGTAATTATGGGAACAACAGAAACAATTTTTTATACAATAAGTGTTTATTTTGGTGCTGTAGGGATTAAAAAGATACGACATACTTTATTAGCTGCTGTTTGTGCGGATGTAGCTGCTATACTTTCAGCAATAATTCTTGTTAAGCTAATCTTATTTTAA
- a CDS encoding MATE family efflux transporter gives MNKQDVLGTEKVTSLLIKFSVPAIIGMLVNAMYNIVDRIFIGHIPKVGNVAITGVGITLPIMTIILGFGMLIGIGCATTISIRLGQGKRKEAEQILGNAVTLIIITSIIISVLGTIFGEHILRAFGASDETLPYAKDFMTIIFYGTIVNMLGFGLNHSIRADGSPKTAMISMLIGAGTNTILEPIFIFGLGMGVKGGATATVIAQTCSAAWGLWYFTKGKSSLKIKLQNCKLKRNIVLSILAIGVSPFSMQIAASVVQVISNNALKVHGGDMAIGAMTIITSVSTIFLMPIFGLNQGSQPIVGYNYGAKKYDRVKLTIKYPQIVATTIALIGFVLIELCPWLIVKAFNNDPELLNITSTGMRIYLCMLPFIGLQVIRTNYFQCIGKVKISMFLSLLRQVILLIPLLIILPQIWGLTGVWIAGPTSDFLSFVITTIMFRKDMHRLEAVQKAQENLQSKSIV, from the coding sequence ATGAATAAACAAGATGTATTAGGAACAGAAAAGGTAACATCATTACTAATTAAGTTTTCAGTGCCAGCTATAATTGGTATGTTAGTAAATGCTATGTACAATATTGTAGATAGAATATTTATTGGTCATATACCAAAGGTAGGTAATGTAGCTATAACTGGTGTTGGTATTACATTGCCTATAATGACTATAATTTTAGGTTTTGGTATGTTAATTGGTATTGGATGTGCTACAACAATATCTATAAGATTAGGACAAGGAAAAAGAAAAGAAGCAGAACAAATCCTTGGAAATGCTGTTACATTAATAATTATAACAAGCATAATTATTTCTGTATTAGGTACGATTTTTGGAGAGCATATATTAAGAGCATTTGGTGCTAGTGATGAGACTTTGCCTTATGCTAAGGACTTTATGACAATTATTTTTTATGGAACTATTGTTAATATGCTTGGTTTTGGATTAAATCACTCAATTAGAGCAGATGGAAGTCCAAAGACAGCAATGATTTCAATGCTTATAGGAGCAGGGACCAATACTATATTAGAACCAATATTTATTTTCGGTTTAGGAATGGGAGTAAAGGGTGGAGCTACAGCTACCGTTATTGCTCAAACTTGTTCAGCTGCATGGGGACTTTGGTATTTTACTAAAGGTAAGAGTTCTCTAAAGATTAAGTTACAAAACTGCAAGTTGAAGAGAAATATAGTACTTAGTATTCTAGCCATAGGAGTATCTCCTTTTAGTATGCAAATTGCAGCAAGTGTTGTTCAGGTTATATCAAATAATGCTTTAAAAGTGCATGGTGGAGATATGGCCATAGGAGCAATGACAATTATAACAAGTGTATCAACAATTTTCTTGATGCCTATTTTTGGATTAAATCAAGGATCACAGCCTATAGTTGGATACAATTATGGTGCTAAGAAATATGATAGAGTAAAGTTAACAATTAAGTATCCTCAAATAGTGGCAACAACTATTGCTTTAATAGGGTTTGTATTAATAGAATTATGTCCTTGGCTTATAGTAAAGGCATTTAATAATGATCCTGAACTGCTAAATATAACATCAACAGGAATGAGAATATATTTATGTATGTTGCCTTTTATAGGATTGCAGGTAATTAGAACTAACTATTTTCAGTGTATTGGGAAAGTTAAAATATCTATGTTTTTAAGTTTATTAAGACAAGTAATTCTGCTAATCCCATTATTAATAATTTTACCTCAAATTTGGGGGTTAACTGGAGTATGGATTGCAGGACCAACAAGTGACTTCTTATCATTTGTTATTACTACAATTATGTTTAGAAAAGATATGCACCGCTTGGAAGCAGTGCAAAAAGCTCAAGAAAATTTACAATCAAAATCTATTGTTTAG
- a CDS encoding MarR family winged helix-turn-helix transcriptional regulator translates to MDLSQESKATFGKFISAVYWQRNSFFLKRFNKFNIGCGQYRFLLNLYLQDGITQEELSSKLMVDKATTARAIKKLEEEGYVSRSVLEEDKRAYKIMITEKSLSIKKEFFEILDEWENEVMRNLSVEEKKSLLHLLEKIASSNIS, encoded by the coding sequence ATGGATTTAAGCCAAGAGAGTAAGGCTACCTTTGGTAAATTTATATCAGCAGTTTATTGGCAGAGAAATAGCTTTTTTTTAAAAAGGTTCAATAAATTTAATATTGGCTGTGGTCAATATAGATTTCTATTAAATTTATATTTACAGGATGGAATAACTCAAGAGGAACTTAGTAGTAAGCTTATGGTAGATAAAGCTACTACAGCGAGAGCTATTAAAAAGTTAGAAGAAGAAGGATATGTATCAAGGTCTGTTTTAGAAGAAGATAAAAGAGCTTATAAAATAATGATTACAGAAAAGAGTCTTTCTATAAAAAAAGAATTTTTTGAAATACTTGATGAATGGGAAAATGAAGTTATGCGAAATTTAAGTGTGGAAGAAAAAAAGAGTTTGCTTCATTTATTAGAGAAGATTGCATCAAGTAATATAAGTTAG